A section of the Malus sylvestris chromosome 17, drMalSylv7.2, whole genome shotgun sequence genome encodes:
- the LOC126612370 gene encoding uncharacterized protein LOC126612370 isoform X1 gives MADGYYSSKKTDDVCDDVCGQQGSQAALSMSRLRCILRGLDLKIYIFLFAVVPLGVFGIYLHGQKISYFLRPLWEKPPKPFIDIPHYYNQNVSMETLCRLHGWKIRESPRRVYDAVLFSNEVDMLTIRWNELYPFVTQFVLLESNSTFTGLPKPLIFGKNRAKFKFVENRLTYVTTGGRFQKGENPFYEEAYQRVALDQILRVAGIEDDDLLIMSDVDEIPSAHTIDLLRWCDDTPPVIHLGLRNYLYSFEYYVDDKSWRASVHRYQTGNTTYAHFRQSDYLLPDAGWHCSFCFRRISEFIFKMKAYSHNDRVRFSHYLNPQRIQDVICKGADLFDMLPEEYTFKEIIGKMGPIPRSHSAVHLPAYLLKNAEKYKYLLPGNCKRENG, from the coding sequence CAGGGATCACAAGCAGCGTTGAGCATGTCTAGACTGCGATGCATTTTGCGGGGCTTGGATTTGAAGATTTACATTTTCCTGTTTGCGGTTGTTCCATTAGGCGTATTTGGGATATATTTACATGGGCAGAAGATCTCGTATTTCCTAAGACCTCTTTGGGAAAAACCTCCGAAGCCCTTCATTGATATTCCACACTACTATAATCAGAATGTGTCAATGGAAACTCTTTGCAGGCTTCACGGATGGAAGATTCGTGAATCACCTAGACGAGTCTATGATGCAGTTCTTTTCAGCAATGAAGTAGACATGCTTACAATCCGATGGAATGAATTGTATCCTTTCGTGACACAGTTTGTTCTCCTCGAATCAAACTCAACGTTTACTGGCTTGCCAAAGCCATTGATTTTTGGAAAAAATCGGGCCAAGTTTAAGTTTGTTGAAAACCGGCTTACTTATGTTACAACAGGAGGAAGATTTCAGAAAGGTGAAAACCCATTTTATGAGGAGGCGTATCAAAGAGTGGCACTTGACCAGATTCTTAGAGTTGCCGGTATAGAAGATGATGACCTGCTGATCATGTCCGATGTTGATGAGATTCCTAGTGCCCACACAATTGATCTCTTGAGGTGGTGTGATGACACCCCGCCTGTTATTCATCTTGGGCTGAGGAATTACTTGTACTCTTTTGAATATTATGTAGATGACAAGAGCTGGAGAGCATCTGTTCACAGGTACCAGACTGGTAATACTACCTATGCACATTTCAGACAGAGCGACTACCTTTTGCCAGATGCAGGTTGGCATTGCAGCTTTTGTTTCCGCCGTATCAGTGAgttcatattcaagatgaaaGCTTACAGCCACAATGATCGGGTGAGGTTCTCTCATTATCTGAACCCTCAAAGGATCCAAGATGTAATATGTAAAGGGGCTGATCTATTCGACATGCTTCCCGAGGAGTACACATTTAAGGAGATTATTGGAAAGATGGGACCTATTCCTAGATCTCATTCAGCAGTTCATCTCCCTGCATATTTGTTGAAGAATGCCGAGAAGTACAAATACCTATTGCCCGGAAACTGCAAGAGGGAAAATGGCTAA
- the LOC126612370 gene encoding uncharacterized protein LOC126612370 isoform X2 gives MADGYYSSKKTDDVCDDVCGQGSQAALSMSRLRCILRGLDLKIYIFLFAVVPLGVFGIYLHGQKISYFLRPLWEKPPKPFIDIPHYYNQNVSMETLCRLHGWKIRESPRRVYDAVLFSNEVDMLTIRWNELYPFVTQFVLLESNSTFTGLPKPLIFGKNRAKFKFVENRLTYVTTGGRFQKGENPFYEEAYQRVALDQILRVAGIEDDDLLIMSDVDEIPSAHTIDLLRWCDDTPPVIHLGLRNYLYSFEYYVDDKSWRASVHRYQTGNTTYAHFRQSDYLLPDAGWHCSFCFRRISEFIFKMKAYSHNDRVRFSHYLNPQRIQDVICKGADLFDMLPEEYTFKEIIGKMGPIPRSHSAVHLPAYLLKNAEKYKYLLPGNCKRENG, from the coding sequence GGATCACAAGCAGCGTTGAGCATGTCTAGACTGCGATGCATTTTGCGGGGCTTGGATTTGAAGATTTACATTTTCCTGTTTGCGGTTGTTCCATTAGGCGTATTTGGGATATATTTACATGGGCAGAAGATCTCGTATTTCCTAAGACCTCTTTGGGAAAAACCTCCGAAGCCCTTCATTGATATTCCACACTACTATAATCAGAATGTGTCAATGGAAACTCTTTGCAGGCTTCACGGATGGAAGATTCGTGAATCACCTAGACGAGTCTATGATGCAGTTCTTTTCAGCAATGAAGTAGACATGCTTACAATCCGATGGAATGAATTGTATCCTTTCGTGACACAGTTTGTTCTCCTCGAATCAAACTCAACGTTTACTGGCTTGCCAAAGCCATTGATTTTTGGAAAAAATCGGGCCAAGTTTAAGTTTGTTGAAAACCGGCTTACTTATGTTACAACAGGAGGAAGATTTCAGAAAGGTGAAAACCCATTTTATGAGGAGGCGTATCAAAGAGTGGCACTTGACCAGATTCTTAGAGTTGCCGGTATAGAAGATGATGACCTGCTGATCATGTCCGATGTTGATGAGATTCCTAGTGCCCACACAATTGATCTCTTGAGGTGGTGTGATGACACCCCGCCTGTTATTCATCTTGGGCTGAGGAATTACTTGTACTCTTTTGAATATTATGTAGATGACAAGAGCTGGAGAGCATCTGTTCACAGGTACCAGACTGGTAATACTACCTATGCACATTTCAGACAGAGCGACTACCTTTTGCCAGATGCAGGTTGGCATTGCAGCTTTTGTTTCCGCCGTATCAGTGAgttcatattcaagatgaaaGCTTACAGCCACAATGATCGGGTGAGGTTCTCTCATTATCTGAACCCTCAAAGGATCCAAGATGTAATATGTAAAGGGGCTGATCTATTCGACATGCTTCCCGAGGAGTACACATTTAAGGAGATTATTGGAAAGATGGGACCTATTCCTAGATCTCATTCAGCAGTTCATCTCCCTGCATATTTGTTGAAGAATGCCGAGAAGTACAAATACCTATTGCCCGGAAACTGCAAGAGGGAAAATGGCTAA